The genomic DNA TCGAGAgcgccagactcttactgactaaaaacaacctaGTTCTTCctcttacttttcgagccgtagtcctggtaagcccgctaggtagtccgtagctccggagaGAAAATACCTATGTACGTATTACGTACGTACCATAGTAGTAAGACGTGTACCGACTTATACAGGCAGATAAAGGTACTTTGGTTaattagtaagtaggtacatcaCATTAAGTACTAGATAATTACCTAGCTTAAATCATTATTCATCATATTTTCAGAACCGAAACTGCGCCAACGTAACATTTTCAATAAGTATTTCGACCGTTGTTAATAATTCTTTAGTCTCCgtgtctaaaaataaacttccCGGATGCTGAGACACGAAATAGACGATGCCACGGTACGGTTTATTTCAGTTCAGAGACTTTTGAGAGATTTCCGTTTAGGGATAGTATCTTAAATCCTTCcgatgctatgtagctatgatacgaagatgtaatagctaagctgtgaaaaaatgtgaccgtttccactaatactaagctgagcgaggaagatgcgcagctcgagtatgcgatgtatcgataatagggaaaccatctatagcacgcatctttccatataaaaacagcttagctgagtccgtttccaccagtgctaagctatatgtaccaatgaatacgattggtggaagccaaacgcatccacagcaacgtaacatagcacatctaaTGATATCTTTTTATTGATTTCAGATAGACATCTTTGGTCACAAATTACGTAACGTATGTTTACAGTGTTTGTATTGAATAGAACAACAGTAACTCAATTCCTACGTAGCGTAGCCTACGTAATGTACGATGTTATTTATTCTAAACAATAGATGGAAAATGTGGGTGTTATTTGTTGTACGTAGAATACCAATAAGGCTACCTAGGTATGCTAATATAGTCAAAGTAATCAGCATAGAGATAGATTTTCCCAATAAATTGACACACAATAATGGTCCTTAACGCTTTTGTTTGCATTTTCAGGGCTGACACTAGACAGTTTTAGCGAAGTGATAATCTTTTCAATTCAGAACGAGTAATAAAGTTAAGGGTGAATTTTAGGTACGAAGGTATTTAcagatgaaataaaattttcaggGTTTTAGTCACAGATTTCTTATACcaactataataataaactgcTATGCTTCCgcttatatatataaaacaaacaaaacgttTTAAATGCAAATTCCTGTTTACAAGGATTCGCAATGCGGCAGTTTTATTATTCACTTTCCtttggtggaaagttggcaaccCTTGCAAGAGATGACGCAAGCGTTTGGACCTACTTACGTGATAAATGTAGAGCGTAATCCCACTGTGACGTCATACGAAGTCCGACAACTTTGCGAAAACGTATTAAAACGAACAAGTAGGGATTTAGCTAAAcataacatacaatacataatattatgtatcatGTAATGTTTTGGTCAGctacgtaagaaaaaaaaacaaaatacggttttattttaatttttattgcataATTTTTAATCCCACCAAAAACAAGTAATCAACAAATGTCACAAGAACAGTAAAAGCATATTTGCAATTGAagaaaaatgttaacaaaatatgtatgcAACAGAAAATATCGTGTGGTCTGTGGTGAATGTTAACAACTTCAAAATGATATCCCATAGCAAAACTGATATAAGCAGGTCACTGACATGTCTCAACATCAAAAAATCAACACATTTTGCGTGAGAAACAGGTATTGTCTTTATCCTCAGTCCGATTCCGACTTAGTTGTTTGATATGCCAAATACTGGGTTTGCGGAATTTTCTCCCAAAATAGGATCATACATTGTATTCAGAGAAAGCAGCAAtacattacttatattttattttatatttataagacATTGTCTTTACGATATCTTTacgagattttttttctatatttatcatattaacatctctacttacataatttttaaGCTTTTCAATCCAACATATCAATATAAATGTACTTTTCAAGACAATAGAGCTCAATTTGCAATATACCATCACAAAAtcttttaatacattttgtctcaTAAAATCTTTACACTTATGAACACTTataacaatttagaatatactttgaattaaatttatttaacctaatgcAGACCACAGTTTAATGAAATGATGATACTCGATGATTATGcccagaaaaatataaattaaataagtaactcTTAAAAACAatcagaaaatatattatttaacattattttgatacTATGATGGAATGTTAGACAGCAGTtacttaaaacttataaaaaaaccaATACACTTACAAGTAcaccattataaaatatttccaattgttaattattgttaatctaattacaatttaaatcttttaatttgTATGATGTACTCATTTGTGCAAAATTGGTGAGGACCAGTTAACAAAATGGATTTATTacacatactaattaattaataggtacATTAGATAGTACTAAACTCATTCAAAACTGACAAAAGTGCTTCTAAAAGGCATCTAATTTATGATGATAGACAGCAAGAGATTCCATGCAATATACACAAATGTTTATTAATCCTGAACAAgtaaaaaatgaatgaaatagGAACTGtctttgattaaaaataatgattagagAAAGTGATAATTGATGTATGAAAACTATAAGACAAACAAATCATTCACATGATCATGCAAGATCAGTAGTTATTACCTTCTACTTTCAAGCAAATTGCTTACATTCAAGAAAAAACTCCATTGATTTGTTTTCTTCTAGCAAATgataaaaaacaatgttttgacAATGTTTATGTACATGGAAGAACAGTGAAGGGCATACATGTGGTCCAAACTATTCTATGCTACTTAACACTGGTCTTAAATTTAGTGCAAAaacaagtacataaataaaacattgaaattaaGTACACTATAAAGATAACACAAATCTCAACACAGCTTGATTCAAGGAAATacagcaaataaaaatgttttatatcgtgattttcttttcttttccttCAAAAGTGCAGTTCATGGTGCAATTAGAAAACTAGAAAGTAACAATAACTACTAATGCACTaatcctaatttttttttaaataaataaacaagttacTATGacatatgtttattatttatcatagtCCCTTTACCCCCATTCTGAACCCATTTTAGCCTCACTTATTATGAACCATCTGTGTTATTAgcaattttttctttgttgttataaaactttacaaaaattcgtaatttatatgtttaaaaaatatacagtgAAGCTATTGAATGTTTGTATTTCTACTTAAATTTATCTATGGTCTACTATCACATTTGGTTTAGGGAGGGGCTAGAATGCAATCGATGATGGAGGCATAGAACATTCCCCTACGGTCACACGGTATGATGCCAACTCACTGATGCCATGGTAGTGCACGAATGCAGCTACAATCACAAGCACGTGGAATATTTGGTGGGACTGGAACCAGATGTCACACTTCCCTGGGAACCAGCGCTCAGGTACCCGCAGGGCGTAGAACATAGCTCCTAATATGTACAACAGGCCCATCAGAACCAGCCAGCCCAGTGAAGCTTTACTCACTTGACTGAACCAGCCCTCCGTAATACCATAGTGGATGGCAGGCACAATGCCTGACAGACCAAAACCCATGAACACTCCCGCTCGAAGAGGTCGTAAGCGAGGCTCTGAGAATCTATCCCAGAGTGACACAATGATTGAAAGCATTCCTAAAACAACCACTacagataaatatattattttaggtcTGTAGTGGCAGTAGAAACTATAATAAAGCCATGGAACAAATGAGCCCATAATTAATAGGGCTATACCACAGTAATCCAATTTAGAGAATAATTTGCCGACCATCTCCGAATGGCAATAGAGGGTGTGGTATGCGAACGAGAAGCCAAGGCACACTATGGCACCTATAAAGAATACTCCAAATATCATTTTCTCCTGCATCTGAATCTCGATCGAGGGGCGCGACAGGAAGTAGATCGCGACGCCAATGAAAGCCACGCAGCCCAGCAGATGTGTCCAGATGTTGCCTGTCTCCGTGTGGATGCGGAATATGGATGCGAAGCACGCGCTGAACGAGGGTAGCGGCGGTCTGTGGCCTTTGTGGAGGTAATCGTTGTCTTGTAGCCAGCGGGGCAGGTGTCGGAAGTGGCACACGTTCCAGGAGGCCTCCCAGACCTTGCGGACGAACTCCTCGGCTTGTTCCGCCGCGTTGTGTGCCAGCGCACCAAGATCGATTTCATCAGAGAGTACGCCCGCTTTCAACACTTCCGCCATCTCAGCGTCCAACAGATGTTGATCCTCAGGAGTCGAGGGTAAAGGACATCCATCTTCTTCCTCTGCGAGCACTTCGTCTAGTTCATCCATTTGTGAAGCCAAACTCTCCGCTTCGGGATCCCATCCTTGGCGTCTCCGCAGCCCGTCCGAAGACGCGCTGCGGGACCCTGTGTCAGAATCAGATTCCCACATCGCGCCGTCAAAATTCACCCCGACACTCGAGAACGGCCACCATTAGTCGCCACGACCTTTGTTAGTCGCACGCGAACAGTTATTCGTAAGAAATCCAGTTACGTCACGGAAAGTACACACGACGCACAAGTCTATAAATCTATTTATCGAAATGTTCCCAACTAAGACTTTTGGGTCAAAATGGTTCGTCCACGATCACAAAAATTTTAAGCGTTATAAAATAGTCGAAAAATCACTAATCCACAGGACGATCAAATAAGAACAGCTGCACAGAACTGAATTACGAATGAACTGAACGAAATTTTCCATCTCAGAGTCATTCAACTAAAATACTCTATCTCTATCCAACTTATGTTTTTGTCTCATGTCTCGGACCTTTCGTTGCAAACGTCATACTTTAGTAGTGATGTCAGaagtaaaaaattataaaaaccgTATTATAAAATCGATTTGTGTAtggttattattatatatttttttattttagctttaaatgttaaaattaaatcttcatGAATATGAAACTCTCAAAACAAAGCCTGAACATTTGGAGACTTATCTAATAATCTAATTCGATCCGTGGATCATTTTAAGGACGGATTTATTCTAAATGATTAATGCATGAAAGTtacataactaaataaaaaactattttatttttataatatgaatgatatAAGAATAAACATGAAAATCGATTATTAACTTTAACCGATAAAAGCAAAAGTAAATTAAGGACATCACTATACAATACCATGCTGATTCCTGATTGGTCAGTAACATTGCGAGTCAATAATTTACGATTTTGACATTTCGTGAATGCCTGAATGAATGAGATTATAACCTCTGCTACGGTCGAGAAAATTATCTCCTGAAATTCCGTATGCtctaatttactattaatttgaaaaagaaaattagttccacttactttttaaacattttgcagcagtttttgtataaaaatcacTAAGAAAACACACTCCACTTCAATGACACTTTAAAGTTCATGAACGAGAATTGGGAATTGTTCTTATTTGTTTGTCATATTCAATGCTTAACATATTGACCAATCACAGTAGAGCACACTTTTATACTAGCATTCTATTGGTTGACAGTCTGTGTATTACCGAATCTTCCGCTCGTATACCGGTATCGTTCGGATACACCAGTAAAAATTTAGAAATGGTTGAAAAGTTTtagatgataataaaattgctatataaataaaccaattcatagttatgaaagtattataaaaatataaattatgaggtttttaaagtttttttatcgAGGTCGATTCtaggtttattttcaaatatccagtacctacctaatctATTCTAAGTTCCGAAACTAGTGCTAGtaccataataaaattacttctctgctatataattatataaatacctTTGTTTAGAAAAAGAGTAACGTAGATAGTAGGTGTGTAAAATAATGCGTATGTATCAAAACACTAATCTGTATCTGTGCTGTCAATTTGTCTGTCATGTCCAGCCTTTTTGTTTATGTCAAATTGACAGCTAATTTCTTAATGTGATGACTTCTTGAATCCACATGTGACTTcagtaaacattaatttaaccaTAAACCTAgtcattttcatatatttttttataaatatcagtGCATTTATTGAAAACGTGATGGCGACATTGTTAGAAGTTTTAGTTACTAGTGACTCGAATAATACACTATGGACGAATGCCGTGTGGGACCCACACACCGGCACCAGTTTAATGACTTACAAAGGAGGTGGTACAGCCGAAAACAAGACCGTTACGTTTATTGGGAATGATTATTTAGCAGCTGTGGAGAAGACGAAGCCAGTATTACACATATGGCCATTGAACTCGTATCAAACTGTTCAAGGCATGCGGTTTATATTGCCGGGAAAGGCAACAGCCTTCGCAGTATCACGTGATGGAGCATATTTAGTAGCTGGGATCgaagaaaaaatatacctatggCAAACAGCCTCTGGTAACCTATTAACGATCATAAGTAAACACTATCAAAAAGTGGCCTTATTAAAGTTTACACCGGACGGACGCTATTTTGTGTCAGCATCTGATGACGGGATAGTCATGGTGTGGTCACTAGCCACAGTGGCTGCTCATCCTGAAGTAGACTTAGTATCACAAAGCTCTGCAGGCCAGCATGATCCAGTTTATATATTTTCCAATCACTCTCTACCAGTGAGTGACATGTGCATCAGTAAGACAGGTATGCACGGACGCCTGTGCACTGTATCCAGTGACAGAACTTGCAAAATCTACGACTTGTCTTCCGGAGAGCTGCTATTGAACCTAGTATTTGACGTTCCACTGTGCTCTATTACAATGGATGTCTTAGAGCTGAATATATTTGTGGGAACGATGGAAggaaaaatatatcaatttagTCTCACAAGTCCCCCGCGTAACAGAGACGTTTTGGTGAACACGGAGGTTACTTGCCCTACTTTCTCTTTGCACACAAAGGCTGTAACTTGTTTGTCTGTGTCATTAGACGGTGAAACACTTATGTCGGGTGGAAATGATGAACAAGTAGTGTTGTGGCACATACCCAGTAAACAGCCAGTGAGAATAATGAGACATAAAGGTCCAATTACTAATGCATTCTTCACAACAAACTACCCAGCTATTTACAAACAAGATTTTTCACCTAGCATCATCCTTCATAGCTTGGAAAGGACACTAGAAAAGGATGCAGAAGAAATCACAGAGATGGAAGTCCTTATGAAGACAAAGATTAATTTCTGGCCCGAACCTCAAGAGAATATTGAAGACCATGAAAATTCAAAGGAGTTAGAGAATGAGTTCAAATACAAGGAAGAAGACCTTCTTGCCCaactcaataaattaaaaattattaattccaaTCTTTATTCTATGGCTGTTCAAAAATCTTTGGATTCTGTTTCCTTAGGCCAACctccacaaaataaaaataagaataggaAGAGAAAACAGAAGgctaatgaataaatattttatattgaagctgttgttgtttcttttttcttgcTTTATGCTTAAATAGACCCAACTTGTTTCctaaaatagtaaattttatatcTAATGAGAATAATTTTTTCGACACCTTAAATTcgtttttaattctttttaatttcttttttttaagttgtaaatattttggtcaTGTTCAATACGGCACTGACATTACTGTTTGTTGGCCTTGCAATTAGTTGAAATATCCCAATCAAGTTACATATTACGACTTTCCTTTTCctatttacttgtaaattaaaCAATTGTGTAGATGTAGTTAGATCtggtttatttaaacaaactcAAAAACCTCATCGAAGttaatagatataatatgaaaaaatattccaaaaattGGCATATGAAGGAACGgctacttaatttaaatacttattaattaaaaattagatTCTTCCAACCGAAAGTAAAAACCGGTAAAGTTAAGCGTCAGCTTGATAGAGTAGTCGAGAATATCATTCCATTGTCGCAAATCGTTTAATCGTGAAGACGCATATgtatcatacaaaaataacttttttcttacaaatataaatataacaaaattgttttgtagGAAACTATCcaaaaattaaagttatataatttctcaaattagttttattttgtttcttttttgtctttttaGTAAGTTGTCATACTAAAGTTATGTGACAGCATTCAGATTCGGAACATTCCATCACTAGTAAACTAAATCTGTCAAAACGTCATCCACCGTTCTCTTAACGCATTTCAATTTTCTGTTTCAAAAAACgcccgattttttttttgatgtggtCTAAAGTTTTGTACAAAATGCGCTGAAATTGCTAATCATTATTTGATAGTAAAGTTACGAGTATGTTTTTATGACAAGTCTCGTCGTTCAGGTGAGCGACCGTACAAAATAGGATCgttgtaaaaataaactgttCGCTAGCTGCGTTTTGCGTcacaaacaaaacagtaaaatgTTTACGATTTTCAGGAGACGATAATATGTCGAAGGCTGTAATTATACCGGAGTGTAATAAGGATATAGGGGGTATGAAAGAGGAGTTATCACTGTCTCCGACTGAGAAACGAGATGGGGCAATCGGTGGTTTGTTTAGGCTGCTGCGACTGGATACATTGAGTAAGAAGAGTGGCTCGCCCGAGAGTCCGACCTCCGTGGAACCGCCTACCACCTACTACGGAGTTTATATACCTAGTGAAATTAAAAAGGGACCAGATGAAGGTATGTTTCCATTTAGATTTACTTGGTAGTTCTACACTAAACTTCTTAGTCATAACATTATGTCCAAACAAAGATCAAAGTTTTTAAAGTTAGtgctaataattatttagcttgtgtaaacaataaaaagaatataatatggACTACATGCTGTCAGCATAAGTGTCCATTTTAgcatcagtttttggaaaagaatgactcattgcgttttgtttatgttttttttttttaataataacatatttattttcaataacggaagaaagaaaatacaataagcATTGACATATGTGTTTggaaatgattattttataggCTCGAGATTCCAACtaatataattagtaattttataaagagaATACTTAGTCATTATTCCTGAAATgttcttaattaaaactaaatattaaacataaaaaaattaactatccTAAAATAATGGCCCCATTCTTAATTGCCAGTacttaattatgaataaaaaaatgtttgttaactttttaatgtataatgtataaaacCTCTTTTGTTTGTTATCTCTGAGATAGCATTGATGTGGGTCAACATTGTTATCAACTTCCTCATATCACTTAATCTATGTACGGCCTTTGCAAATTGTAATCTATTGTATTTACCTGGATTATTGCTAAGGTTGTTTACGTTTTTAGCAAATTTCATacataacacattttaatattaataggttTAGGAGAAGAATAAGACTCTTATTGTTCATAATTTCCTTCTATATCACATTGTCCTCCTTTTCTAAGCTTTTATGCATTTCGTCATGTTTTATTGCAGTAACTATAAATCTTGTGACTGATTTAAtggttaatattattaaaatgaaatattaaccTCTCATATGTaaataagacacaatagaaaacacattgtgtcttgtGTGGATCTGCGTTCCTGCATACCAAGGGTTAAAGTCGCTAGTCCAAAGTTAACATTGTTAGTACACATCTGTTTACCCCTTTATTGAATTACAGGTGTGATGTCCTATATCACATGgtttttacaaacatatctaATCATCATTTACATAAACAACAACTTGTAAATAAGCCATTTTGTGTACTATTCTCTTGTCAGTAGTTGTAGCTATTGGCTTGTTTCCAAAAGGTGAAAGTactataatgtatttataacaACTAAGACTGTACTAAGGatctagtacgagtttgttttacgtgtaACAAGATCAAAAGGTTGCCACGtttagctctctgattggttgctttattggagttggccaatcagagtgcagaATGCAGTAACATTTCAATCTTGTTACCtaattgtaaaacaatttatactAAGTCCTCTATGTGTAGGTTTCTCTTTGTTCAACTTGATCTAGGTATATGTGGCTAGACTTATTATGTGTCATATTCCACCTGCAAGCTACAAGTTTACTTATGTTAGTGGGTATAAACTATAAATTCCAttgaagatataatataaataatgacgTTATTTCTGATTTGAGTTAAGGTCTGATTAGAATTCGTCTTCCATAGACTTTTTTGTacgtaaattattaattatttgattgtatAGGTACTGTAAGGTGTATTTCATTGggtgatttttgttttgttataagttaGGTTAGACCAAACAACACAATTTGGAAAATCATTTCATTGTCATATCAGCTTAGGTACACCCACTGTTGGGTATAGGCTTTCCTCTTTACCATGCAGTGGGTAAACTTATGCTATTTTTAGATGACTTTGGAAAACCCTTGCCatttatttttcacaatatTCTATGTGGAAGCCAAGGAAGGAAAGtatgaacataaataaatatacaatttcattcTCGTCAATAGGGTTTAGTTCACAATCAATATGTTTAATGTTCGACCCAATTTAACAATTAGGTTAATGATGCATGCCCGTTTATTTTAGATGCACGGTCAACAGAGctattatgtgtatttttataagtattaattgCTACCGTACCGTAATGTCGAGCGCCCAAATACATCTGTCGAAGTAATCGCTATTTTTGCTGATTTATCTAAGACGTCTAATGCAATCAATTAATGCTTTGTATACGTTTTCAATAAAGCAGGGGTTCCCAACTTTTTATCTGATCAAAGACCACTTTTATAAATCTTGTTAAGCTAGGGAtgactattactttttttatttggccCCACACTTTGATTTTCTCATTTACTAAAAATAGTGCCTTTTGGACGATTGAAATCGGTTTCTCCTCTCAGTTGTGCCCTTTGATACGTTTAGTTCGAGTTTTGACTGTGGTATTTATTGAACAGAGGTGTGTCttgtgtatatattttttcacttCGACCAATTTTTGGTTTTCCGGCCACCGCTTGGGAACCACTGCTATAAAGAGATATGGATAAAAGCCATACTAAATACTTGGATGTAACTTATTTTCGAACTACGTTGGACTTGGGTCTGGTCAAAGATTTCGTGGTGTCTTACGATTTccaatattcataataatagcTTGAGTCTCTGTAAACTGTCAGGCCCTTGTTAATAATATTCCACTCTTTAATAAATAAGCAAACATTTTGAACGTTTTTTTCCCCTTTACAGAAGCGCTACATGTTTATAAGAATAAATCGGAAGCTCTCGAGCTGGTGCGAAGGTACAAGTCTGCGAGGTTCAAGGCTTTCAGGAACCGACAGGATGCTGTGTCCTTTGCGCTGCGGGGAGCTGAACCCACTGATAATACAGACGGAAATGATAGCTGTAAGTATTTATACATAGATTTTATTAGTTCATATGGCTTTTTATCCGACTTTCTGGGCGAGATTTCTAAGGTTTTATTCGTAAGAAATAACCTTTACCTGATAAATTCGACTGCACGagtggcgcggtggctgggtgaccGACTGCCGCGGAACGAGTAGCTGGTTCGTTTCCCGCACCgtacaactctttgtgtgatccaccagTTGTTGTTcagggtctgggtgtcatatgtatgttcgtaaacgcgCCCAcggtacaggagaaaatcctactgaAGGAcagcgtttaaaaaaataattagaccAAATGACAAAGAAAGTATATTGATCTGGTTATTTACGTGTAGTGCCTTGACTAAGGGAAGTAAGGTTGTAAGCCAAAGGTAATTTTGATTAGCTAATTAAGTTCGCTAGATTAACTAGTTAAGTTTCGGTTACTACTTGTCCTCAGGCGACCtatgcccttagtatgagtttgctttacgctgaACGAAACCGAAACGAatgtgcgttcggcgctctataCCCTTATTTTGagattgctttacgttcaacgaaacCATAACGAATGTGCGTTCGGCGGCCTGATTGGCCGGCGtgtatgaaccaaccaatcagaacgccgggaatgctctcgtttcgatctcgttaaacgtaaagcaaactcgtactaagggtactgtatatTTGTTGCTACAGATAGTAGTATCCGTATGCCCCAGACTAATGCtttcattaataaaactaaggaaataaagaaactataaactatcttatcgaataaaaataaacacctaaccattttattgttttgttcacATAAACGATGATAGCAACAGTGTTACATAGGTCATTGACCTATCAAGTTGTTATCAAAAGAAAAATGTCTGTGTTTTGATCGTGTACTATCATAAGCACTTAGTGACAGACTTTCGTCAAGtacttt from Spodoptera frugiperda isolate SF20-4 chromosome 9, AGI-APGP_CSIRO_Sfru_2.0, whole genome shotgun sequence includes the following:
- the LOC118270960 gene encoding adiponectin receptor protein, whose amino-acid sequence is MWESDSDTGSRSASSDGLRRRQGWDPEAESLASQMDELDEVLAEEEDGCPLPSTPEDQHLLDAEMAEVLKAGVLSDEIDLGALAHNAAEQAEEFVRKVWEASWNVCHFRHLPRWLQDNDYLHKGHRPPLPSFSACFASIFRIHTETGNIWTHLLGCVAFIGVAIYFLSRPSIEIQMQEKMIFGVFFIGAIVCLGFSFAYHTLYCHSEMVGKLFSKLDYCGIALLIMGSFVPWLYYSFYCHYRPKIIYLSVVVVLGMLSIIVSLWDRFSEPRLRPLRAGVFMGFGLSGIVPAIHYGITEGWFSQVSKASLGWLVLMGLLYILGAMFYALRVPERWFPGKCDIWFQSHQIFHVLVIVAAFVHYHGISELASYRVTVGECSMPPSSIAF
- the LOC118271248 gene encoding WD repeat-containing protein 18 produces the protein MATLLEVLVTSDSNNTLWTNAVWDPHTGTSLMTYKGGGTAENKTVTFIGNDYLAAVEKTKPVLHIWPLNSYQTVQGMRFILPGKATAFAVSRDGAYLVAGIEEKIYLWQTASGNLLTIISKHYQKVALLKFTPDGRYFVSASDDGIVMVWSLATVAAHPEVDLVSQSSAGQHDPVYIFSNHSLPVSDMCISKTGMHGRLCTVSSDRTCKIYDLSSGELLLNLVFDVPLCSITMDVLELNIFVGTMEGKIYQFSLTSPPRNRDVLVNTEVTCPTFSLHTKAVTCLSVSLDGETLMSGGNDEQVVLWHIPSKQPVRIMRHKGPITNAFFTTNYPAIYKQDFSPSIILHSLERTLEKDAEEITEMEVLMKTKINFWPEPQENIEDHENSKELENEFKYKEEDLLAQLNKLKIINSNLYSMAVQKSLDSVSLGQPPQNKNKNRKRKQKANE